Genomic window (Bacillus marinisedimentorum):
GGTTCGGATCGCTTGTAGCCGTGCTGCACAGCGGACTTTCCATCGGAGAGAAATATGACGAATGGCGAAAAATTCAGCAAGGACGGGTAAAGGTTGCAGTCGGTGCCCGCTCGGCTGTTTTTGCGCCGTTTGAAAACCTCGGCATGATTATCATAGATGAAGAACATGAAACGAGCTATAAACAGGAAGAAAACCCGCGCTACCATGCGCGCAATGTTGCAATACAGCGGGGGATGCATCATCATTGCCCGGTCGTGCTCGGGAGCGCGACACCTTCTCTCGAATCGTATGCCAGAGCATCCAAAGGGGTTTACGAACTGCTTGAACTGGAAAACCGGCACAACGATCAAATGCTGCCTGAAGTGAAAATTGTGGACATGAGGGAGGAGCTGCGCGGCGGAAATCGGTCGATGTTTTCACGCGAACTTTTCGGAAAGCTTCAGGACCGGATTGAAAAAGGGGAGCAAAGTGTCCTGTTCCTGAACCGGCGCGGTTTTTCCACATTTGTCATGTGCAGGGACTGCGGATATGTGATAGAGTGTCCACATTGTGATATATCCCTCACATACCATAAACGCCATGGCAGCATGAAATGCCATTATTGCGGTTATGAAACGCGGCTGCCCCGTCAGTGCCCGGAGTGTGAAAGCGAGCATATACGCTTTTTCGGAACTGGAACGCAAAAAGTGGAAGAAGAGCTGAATAAGGTGCTGCCTGAAGCGAGGGTGCTGCGCATGGATGTCGATACGACCCGGCGCAAAGGAGCGCATGAAAAACTGCTCGGCACTTTTGGCAGCGGGAAAGCCGATATTCTTCTCGGAACCCAGATGATCGCAAAGGGGCTCGATTTTCCGAATGTGACGCTAGTAGGTGTCCTTGCCGCTGACACGATGCTGCACTTGCCTGATTTCCGGGCAGCGGAAAAAACGTTCCAGCTTCTGACTCAGGTGAGCGGGCGTGCAGGGCGTCATAAGCTTCCGGGTGAAGTGGTTGTACAGACATATACGCCTGAGCATTACAGCGTAGACCTCGCATCCCGTCATGATTATGGATCGTTTTATAACAGGGAAATGCTTATGCGGAAGCAGCACGAGTATCCGCCGTTTTACTTCCTGGCACTTATCAGCGTATCCCATCCGGAATTGGTGCAGGCAGCGGATACGACCGATAAGATCACAGCTTACCTGAAATCCCGGCTCTCCCCAAAGGCTGTCGTTTTGGGGCCTGTGGCTTCAGCTGTACCAAGGATTAAGGATAGATATCGCTATCAATGCATGATAAAATACAAGAATGAACCAAATCTGGCTTCCGTTTTGAGGGAGCTCAATAAACAGTATGCAAAACAGATGCAAAACGGAAATTTGCAAATTTCCATTGACATGAATCCGTATATGCTGATGTAAACGGAAAAAGAAATTGCAATTGAAAGGAACAAGCAGCCAATATGAGTATTTTAAAAATCGTCGAGTATCCGGCAGACATCCTGACCAGAAAATGTGAGCAAGTGGAGCAGTTTGACAGGGAGCTGTCGGTTTTTATTGATAATATGTTTGAAACGATGGATGCTGCGGACGGCGTCGGCCTTGCCGCCCCGCAAGTCGATGTTGCAAAACGCATAGCAGTCGTTGATGTCGGTGATGAAAACGGCAGAATCGAATTGGTCAACCCGGTCATTTTAAAAACAGCCGGAATGCAGACAGGACCTGAAGGCTGTCTGAGCTTCCCCGGCTTGTATGGTGAAGTGAAGCGGCCGGATTATGTGAAGCTGAAGGCGCGTGACCGGCACGGCAAAACATACATGCTTGAAGCGGATGGGTTTCTTGCCAGGGCGTTATTGCACGAAATCGACCATCTTGACGGAATCCTGTTTACGGAGAAAGTGACTCGCTATTTTGAACCGGAAGAGCTGGATGTTCAAGAGTAAACCTTGCTGAAAAGGATGAGACAGATGACGAGAATTATTTTTATGGGGACGCCTGACTTTGCGGTGCCTGTCCTCCGTCAGATAATCGAAGACGGATATGAAGTGGCGGCAGTCGTCACGCAGCCGGACAGGCCGGTCGGCCGTAAACGGGTCATCACCCCGCCGCCTGTGAAAGTGGAGGCAGAAAAGCACGGAATTCCGGTATTCCAGCCGGAAAAAATCAAGAATGAAAAAGAATATAAGCCTATCCTTGCTCTTAATCCGGATCTGATCGTCACAGCAGCTTTTGGGCAAATACTTCCAAAAGCGATTCTTGAAGCCCCTCCGTACGGATGCATAAATGTGCATGCATCCCTCTTGCCGGAGCTGAGGGGCGGAGCACCGATTCATTATGCCATACTTGAAGGAAAAGAAAAAACGGGAATCACAATTATGTATATGGCAGAAAAACTGGATGCTGGCGATATCCTCACCCAGGTCGAAGTGCCGATTGACGAAAATGACAGCACGGGGTCCCTGCATAATAAGCTTAGTGCCGCAGGAGCCAGGCTGCTTTCTGAAACAGTTCCGGAGCTGTTGGACGGCAACTTGAAGCCTGTCATCCAGGATGAAGAAAAAGCGACATTCGCCCCTACTATCAAGCGCGATATGGAGCGGATTAATTGGACAAAGACCGGTGAAGAGATTTATAACAAAATCCGCGCGCTTCATCCATGGCCAGTGGCATTCACCACTTATAATGGAAAGCCTTTGAAAATCTGGTGGGCTGAAAAAGTGCCCGGGACCTCAGGCGATCCCGGTTCGGTGCTTGCGGTGGAAACGGACGGATTCGTTGTGGCGGCGGGCAATGATACGGCAATAAAAGTGACTGACCTTCAACCGTCAGGAAAAAAAAGGATGACCGGAGAGCAGTTTTTGCGGGGTGCCGGCTCCTCTTTAGAATCCGGTGTAAAACTCGGTGATGCAAATGGCTGATAAAAATGTGCGGGAGGCGGCCCTCGATATCCTTCTGAAAATCGAAGAGCAGCAATCCTACAGCAATCTGCTTTTAAACCGAAAACTCAATGAATACAAACTGGATGCCAGGGATGCCGGCCTGCTTACCGAAATCGTCTACGGCACAATCCAGCGGAAGTACACACTGGATTACTATCTTGGCCCGTTTCTGAAAAACCCCCGCAAATTAGATAAATGGGTTCTCATTTTATTGAGGCTTTCCCTTTATCAGATGCAGTACCTCGATCGTGTGCCGGAGCGGGCTGTCATTCACCAGGCGGTTGAAATCGCAAAGAAGCGGGGCCACCGCGGAATCTCAGGCATGGTCAATGGCGTTTTAAGGAATATCCAGAGAAAAGGAGTTCCCGCCCTCGAGGAGATTTCCGGTCCTGTCAAACGGCTGGCAACGGCTACAAGCCATCCCGAATGGCTCGTAAGTCGATGGGTGGAACGATACGGTTTTGAAACGACAGAACAAATGTGCCAAACGAATCTGGAAGCACCGCCTGTAACTGCAAGGGTGAACGTGGACAGAGCCACCCGTGACGAGGTGATTGCGATCATGAAAGAGGAAGGCATTGAAGCAGAGGCCGGTGAGCTTTCCGATGATGCGATCAGAATTTTGAAAGGAAATGCCGCTGCCACATCAGCATTTAAAAACGGGCTCATAAGCATCCAGGATGAAAGCTCGATGCTGGTTGCCCGCGCGCTTGATCCGCGTCCTGATGAAGCGGTTCTTGACAGCTGTGCAGCCCCTGGCGGAAAATCGACGCATATTGCTGAGCGCATGCACAACACTGGAAAAGTGGTATCGCTCGACCTTCATGAACATAAAGTGAAGCTCATCCAGGATCAGAGTGAGCGACTTGGACTTTCGAATATAGAAGCAAAAGCGCTTGACAGCCGGAAAGCAGGAGAGGCATTCCACAAGGAAAGTTTTGACAGGGTTCTCGTTGATGCCCCGTGTTCAGGTCTAGGGGTTGTTAGACGGAAACCGGATATAAAATACAGCAAACAGGAAAAGGATATAAAGAGGCTGGCTGATATCCAGCTGGATATTTTGGAAGCGGCTGCTCCGCTTGTCAAGCAGGGCGGCACCATCATATACAGCACCTGTACAGTTGATGAGGAAGAAAACGGGGAACTGGTGAGGACGTTCCTCGGCAGGAATGAACAATTTGAATTTGATGAGTCCCTGATTGACAGGATGCCGGAAAAGGTGAAAGAACGTTTTCCGGATGCCAGAGGTGAAATCCAACTGATGCCCCAGCATTTCGGCAGTGACGGATTTTACATCGCAGCATTAAGGAAGAAGGTGTTACCAACATGATGGAACAAAATAAAGAAATAGTAAAAAAGGAAACGACAGAGGAGACCGGGCAGAAACCGTCGATTTATTCACTTGAGTTTGATGAAATTAAGGACTGGATGAAGGAGAGCGGTGAACCTTCCTTCCGTGCAGGCCAGCTGTTTGATTGGCTTTATATTAAGCGCGCATCCAGTTTCGAGGAAATGACGAATCTTTCGAAAGGGCTCCGTGAGAAGCTGGCTGCAGCTTTTACATTGACTACGCTGAAAACGATCATCCAGCAGACGGCTTCGGACGGCACGATGAAGTTTTTGTTCGAGCTTCATGACGGCTATTCAATCGAAACGGTGCTGATGCGTCATGAATACGGAAACAGCATATGTGTCACCACCCAGGTTGGCTGCCGAATCGGCTGTACGTTCTGCGCTTCCACGCTGGGCGGACTGAAGCGCAATCTTGAAGCGGGTGAAATCGTCGCCCAGGTCATGAAAGTCCAGAAGGCTCTTGATGAGACTGATGAACGCGTCAGCCAGGTTGTCGTAATGGGAATCGGTGAGCCGTTTGATAATTACAGTGAACTGATGTCCTTCTTGAGGACGATCAACCATGAAAAAGGGCTGAATATCGGCGCCCGCCATATCACGATTTCGACAAGCGGCATCATTCCGAAAATTTACGACTTTGCGGATGAAGGAATGCAGATCAATTTCGCAATTTCCCTGCATGCGCCGAACAGTGAGCTCCGCAGCAGGCTTATGCCGATCAATAAAGCCTATAAACTTCCTGAACTGATGGATGCGGTCAATTATTACACCGAAAAAACAGGCAGGCGCATCACGTTTGAGTATGGCTTGTTTGGAGGAGTGAACGACCAGGTTGAACATGCGGAAGAATTGGCACAGCTTGTCAAAGGGGTGAAGTGCCATATCAATTTGATTCCGGTAAATTACGTTCCGGAAAGGGATTATGTAAGGACACCGCGAAATCAAATATTTAAGTTCGAACGCACGCTCAAAGACCATGGAGTGAATGTGACGATTCGCCGTGAACAGGGCCACGATATTGATGCTGCATGCGGACAGCTTAGGGCCAAGGAGCGAGAGAAAGAGACGAGGTGACCGAAAATGGAATCGATTTTCATGACGGACAGGGGCAAAGTGCGTCCCCATAATGAAGACAGCGGCGGAGCGTTTCACAGTGAAAACGGTCCGCTTCTGGCTGTTGTGGCTGATGGGATGGGGGGGCATCGGGCCGGGGATGTTGCAAGTTTGATGGCTGTATCCCTTTTAAAAGAAAGCTGGGATTCTGCAGCACAGGTAGATAACCCGGGACATGCTGAAACGCTCTTGGAAAGTGTATTTCAAAAAGTGAATAGCGCCGTATTTGAATATGCCCGTGATCACAGCGAATGTGAAGGTATGGGGACAACGATGGTCGGGGCTGTGTGCACAGCTGACTTTTTTACAATCGCAAGTGTCGGGGACAGCAGAGGATATATATTCAATCAGAACGGATTCAGGCAGGTAACCGAAGATCATTCCCTTGTTCAGGAGCTTGTGAAATCCGGTGAGATCACACAGGAAGATGCTGAGCATCATCCCCGCAAAAATGTTCTTACACGAGCGATCGGCACTGAACCAGCCATCACAGCGGACATTAATACGATCGGCTGGGATGAAGGCGATGCGCTGCTTTTGTGTTCTGACGGATTATCCAACAAAGTGACAATCGAGCAGATGAATAAAGTTCTTGCAGAGGAAGGGCCTCTCCACAGCAAAGCTGAAAAGCTGATTGAAATGGCGAATGATCTGGGCGGAGAAGACAATATAACCCTGGCAATCGTCAGGAACACGGCCCCTGAAAGCAGGTGAATGCCCGATGATGATTGGCAAGCGTTTAAACGGCCGCTATAAACTGCTCGAAGCAATCGGCGGCGGCGGAATGGCAAATGTATACCGCGCCAAAGACATGATACTCGACAGGATTGTTGCAGTTAAGGTACTGCGGCCCGAATATTCGAATGATGAGGAATTCATCAAACGGTTCCGCCGGGAAGCGCAATCGGCAACCAGCCTTGTACATAACCATGTTGTTTCCATTTTTGATGTCGGAGAAGAAGACGATATTTACTTCATCGTCATGGAATATGTTGAAGGCATGACATTGAAGAAATATATTCAGCAGAACGGTCCTCTGCCGATCGATGAAGCGCTGTCCATCATGAAACAGGTCTGTTCAGCAGTGGATCATGCCCATCATAACCATATTGTCCATCGTGATATCAAACCGCAAAATATTTTAATTGATGATGAGGGGACAATCAAAATAACCGATTTCGGGATTGCGATGGCGCTGAGTGCCACAGCGATCACACAAACAAATTCCGTTCTCGGCTCGGTCCATTATCTTTCTCCTGAACAGGCGCGGGGCGGACTCGCGACAAACAAGTCAGACATTTACTCACTCGGCATTGTCATGTTTGAACTGCTGACAGGAAGACTGCCGTTTTCAGGAGAATCGGCAGTATCAATCGCCTTGAAACATTTACAGACCGAAACGCCTTCAGTTAGGCGCTGGAACCCGGACATTCCGCAAAGTGTCGAAAACATCATTCTTAAGGCGACGGCGAAGGATCCGTTCCATCGTTACCGTTCGATTGATGAAATGGAACAGGACCTTGAGACAGCGCTTGATGCCGATCGGCTGAATGAGCAGCGTTTTGCGCCTCCTGAGGAAGATGATGAAGAAGTCACCAAAGCGATTCCTGTTGTGACAGATGACAGGTTTGACGAACACGACGGCGAAACAATCATCCATGCGGATAACGGCAGTAAGGCCCCTCCTCCTGATGATGGAAACGGCGGTGACAAGAAAAAACAGGGCAAGTGGAAAAAGGTGCTGGCCGTCCTGTTTATCACCCTCCTCTTGCTCGGGGCAGCGGCTGCGGCCGCATTCACTATCCTCCCTTCCATGTTCGCGGCTAAAGATGTGACCATTCCGGAAGTTGCGGGTATGGAGTACGAGGATGCATTAAATGAGCTGACCGCTGCCGGGCTTAAAGTGAAACGGGAAAAACGAAATGACGATGAAGTCGGGGCCGGCCTGGTCATCCTTACCGAACCGGATGCGGGTACAACCGTAAAGGAAGGCTATGAAGTTACAGTCGTCGAAAGCCTCGGGAAAGAAAAGATGAGTTTCGGAGATTATACGGGAATGCAATTTGATGCTGTCAAGAAAGAGCTTATCCTGAAAGGGTTTAAAGAAGAGAACATAAAGGAATACGAGCAGGACAGTGATGAGCAGGAAGGCACCATTTTGCGCCAAACCCAGCCTTCCCCGGGAGATGAAGTGATTCCTGAAGAAGCGTATGTCATTTTTGAAGTTTCTAAAGGTCCGCCGAAGATAGAGTTGGAGGATATGGCCGGGTGGAGCAAGGACAGGGTTTATGATTATATAGAACGTAATACCATTAGCCTTGATGAAAAAGAAGAATATTCAGATTCGGTTCCCGCAGGCCAGGCAATCAAACAGTCGCCGAAAGCAGGTACGGTTCTAGAAGAGGGATCTAAAATCACCGTCATCTTCTCAAAGGGTTCAGAACCGGAGCCTGAACCTGAACCGGAGCCGAAACGCACCACCATTGAAGTGGAAGTGCCTTACGAACCGGAAGAAGAAGGGGACGGGCAGACCGTCAAGATTTATATTGGTGATGAGCAAAATGATATCAGTGATGTATTCAAAAAAGAAGAAATTAAGAATGATAAGGTCGTGAATATTGATCTTGTCGTACCTTATGAGGGGAGCGCCTCCTACAAGGTGACGCGCGACGGCGAAGTCATTGAGGAAGCTACGGTTCGTTATGAAGATCTTTAATCATAAAAGATGGAGTTGAAAGCATGGCAGAAGGAAAGATCATTAAATCATTGAGCGGTTTTTACTACGTCCTCAACGAAGATGGAATAACGAGATGCCGCGGACGCGGTGTGTTCCGCAAAAACAAAATCACGCCGCTTGTCGGCGATGAGGTCGTTTTCGAAGCAGGTGAGGATACCGAAGGATATATCATGGAAGTGAAACCCCGCAAAAATGAATTGGTCAGGCCGCCGATTTCCAACGTCGATCAGGCCATCCTTGTGTTTTCTGCTGCCGAGCCTGATTTTTCCGCAAGCCTGCTGGACCGTTTTCTCGTTTTGATCGAAGCGAACGACATCAAGCCGGTGATCGTCATCACAAAGATGGATTTACTGTCCGCCGGCACGAAGGAAGAGATCGAACGATATGCCGAAGACTATCGTGCTGCCGGATATGACGTCCTCCTCGTTTCAAATTTGACGGGTGAAGGCATCACGAAAATCAAACCTTTTTTGAAAGACCGGATTACGGTCGCAGCCGGCCAGTCAGGTGTGGGGAAATCATCGCTCTTAAACACCCTCATTCCCGATCTCGACCTTGAGACGAGTATGATATCCGAAAGTCTTGGCCGGGGGAAACATACGACAAGGCATGTGGAGCTGATCGATTATAACGGAGGTTTGATCGCGGACACGCCGGGATTCAGTTCGCTTGACTTCCAGGATATCGAAGCTGAGGATTTGACCTTTTATTTTCCTGAAATGAGGGAACGCTTGAATGATTGCAAGTTCAGGGGCTGCATCCATATCAACGAGCCGAAATGCGCCGTGAAACGGGCAGTCGATGAAGGCGAAATCCCAATTTACCGGTATGAACACTATAAAGCGTTCTTTAATGAAATTAAAGACCAGAAACGGAGGTACTGACTATGGTGAAAATTGCACCATCGATTCTGTCTGCCGACTTTGCGAAGCTCGGCGATGAGATCAAAGAGGTGGAACGCGGCGGAGCCGATTACATTCATGTGGATGTGATGGACGGGCACTTTGTTCCGAATATCACAATCGGCCCGCTCATCGTAGAAGCCATCAGGCCTGTCACAGACCTGCCGCTTGATGTCCATTTGATGATTGAAAATCCTGACCGCTATATTCCGCAATTCGTCAAGGCAGGTGCCGATATAATTACTGTCCATGCAGAAGCTTGCCCGCATTTGCACAGGACGATCCAGCTCATTAAAAACGAAGGTGCCAAAGCGGGCGTCGTCCTTAATCCGGCAACATCGGTTGATGTCATCAAACATGTCATTGAAGATATTGATATGATTCTTTTGATGACCGTCAATCCCGGTTTTGGCGGACAGTCCTTTATTTCGTCTGTCGTTCCGAAAATCCGCGAAGCTGCACGGCTTGTGGATGAAAGAAATCCGAAAGTGGAAATTGAAGTGGATGGCGGCATCAATCCGGACACAGCCCGTACAGTGACTGAAGCGGGGGCAACCGTCCTTGTTGCCGGCTCTGCTGTTTTCAATAAAGAGGACCGCACAGGGGCGATTCAGGCTTTACGCGGATAAATAGGACGATGCTGGCGCCGCTCCGATGAAGAGCGGCGCTTTCAATTCACCGAAAGTGTTTTTCAGGCAAACTGCCGCCCAGCCGGCAGAAATAAACTTGTAAAGCGGGGCTATGATGTTGAAGACAATCGTGATTGCTGCCGGAAGCCCGGAGATCTCTTTCGAAGCTCTTCCCGAAATAAGCGGTGAGGTCATCTGGGCGGGGGCAGACAGGGGGGTATATCACCTTCTGAAGGCAGGTATCGTGCCGGAACAGGCATTTGGAGACTTTGATTCTCTTGCAGATGAAGAACTTGAATGGGTACGAAGCAAGCTTGAACCGATGCAAATTAAAATTTACCCGAAAGAAAAAGATAAAACAGATCTGGAACTGGCGGTGGAATGGGCACTGGCCGAGCCGGAAACGGACGCCGTCCATATCATCGGAGCGACGGGCGGCAGGCTTGATCATACGATGTCAAATATCCAGCTGCTGTTAAAAGGAGTGGAGGCAAACATCCCAATCATCCTCTCCGATGCTTTCAACCGGCTTGAACTGCTGATTCCCGGCAGCTATGAAACAGCTCGTAAGCCCGGCTATGACTACATTTCGTTTCTCCCTTTTACTGAAAAGGTCGAAGGACTTACACTGAACGGCTTCAAGTATCCCCTCAAAAATGAGACGATCCGCTGGGGGGCAACCCTGACAGTCTCGAACGAATTGGCGGCCGAAAATGGTACTTTTTCATTTAAGACCGGCATATTATTGGTGATAAAGAGCAAGGATTAATTTCGGGTTGAGGGTACTATTTTTCTCAGTCTGAATATATTTATGAAAGAGATGTCCTTTTTATTGTTCATAATATGTGCAGGATTAACCGGTTTGAGGAGGGGGAAACATGAAGTTTTATACAATTAAACTTCCTAAGTTCATCGGGGGATTTGTAAGGGCGATATTGGGATCTTTCAAAAAGGAATGAACAAAAAAAGCACCTTGGTCAGGTGCTTTTTTTGTTTATGCGAAAAGCATGCTTGATTATACGCGTTCTACTTTTCCGGATTTAAGGGCACGGGCAGAAACATAAACGCGTTTCGGTTTGCCGTCAACCATGATGCGAACCTTTTGGACATTCGCACCCCATTTGCGTTTAGAAGCATTCATTGCGTGTGAACGCTTGTTGCCTTTGCGTGTCTGCCGGCCG
Coding sequences:
- the priA gene encoding primosomal protein N'; the encoded protein is MIVAKIIVDVPANQTDRPFDYLVPEQWQQVIRPGMRVAVPFGPRKLQGFVVGLQEGSTVKRLKEIEEILDPEPVLTGELLDLGFWLSENTLSFAITAFQVMLPAAMKAKYEKEVALSDGVGQEDLHPSVRPLFEGKQSIRWKDADPQLYVELQKEITAKHLDVVYHVKDRAGKKTDRYIKPAFTGAALDQLMKALNKQAVKQKKVLAYFSESEKPVLLKELLDAAGTTEAPVKALIEKGILIEEEVEAFRDPYGEQEFTRTEALQLSDEQQRAFRSISREIERENHKVFLLHGITGSGKTEVYLQAIDEVLKQGKEAIVLVPEISLTPQMVERFKGRFGSLVAVLHSGLSIGEKYDEWRKIQQGRVKVAVGARSAVFAPFENLGMIIIDEEHETSYKQEENPRYHARNVAIQRGMHHHCPVVLGSATPSLESYARASKGVYELLELENRHNDQMLPEVKIVDMREELRGGNRSMFSRELFGKLQDRIEKGEQSVLFLNRRGFSTFVMCRDCGYVIECPHCDISLTYHKRHGSMKCHYCGYETRLPRQCPECESEHIRFFGTGTQKVEEELNKVLPEARVLRMDVDTTRRKGAHEKLLGTFGSGKADILLGTQMIAKGLDFPNVTLVGVLAADTMLHLPDFRAAEKTFQLLTQVSGRAGRHKLPGEVVVQTYTPEHYSVDLASRHDYGSFYNREMLMRKQHEYPPFYFLALISVSHPELVQAADTTDKITAYLKSRLSPKAVVLGPVASAVPRIKDRYRYQCMIKYKNEPNLASVLRELNKQYAKQMQNGNLQISIDMNPYMLM
- the def gene encoding peptide deformylase produces the protein MSILKIVEYPADILTRKCEQVEQFDRELSVFIDNMFETMDAADGVGLAAPQVDVAKRIAVVDVGDENGRIELVNPVILKTAGMQTGPEGCLSFPGLYGEVKRPDYVKLKARDRHGKTYMLEADGFLARALLHEIDHLDGILFTEKVTRYFEPEELDVQE
- the fmt gene encoding methionyl-tRNA formyltransferase, whose translation is MTRIIFMGTPDFAVPVLRQIIEDGYEVAAVVTQPDRPVGRKRVITPPPVKVEAEKHGIPVFQPEKIKNEKEYKPILALNPDLIVTAAFGQILPKAILEAPPYGCINVHASLLPELRGGAPIHYAILEGKEKTGITIMYMAEKLDAGDILTQVEVPIDENDSTGSLHNKLSAAGARLLSETVPELLDGNLKPVIQDEEKATFAPTIKRDMERINWTKTGEEIYNKIRALHPWPVAFTTYNGKPLKIWWAEKVPGTSGDPGSVLAVETDGFVVAAGNDTAIKVTDLQPSGKKRMTGEQFLRGAGSSLESGVKLGDANG
- the rsmB gene encoding 16S rRNA (cytosine(967)-C(5))-methyltransferase RsmB gives rise to the protein MADKNVREAALDILLKIEEQQSYSNLLLNRKLNEYKLDARDAGLLTEIVYGTIQRKYTLDYYLGPFLKNPRKLDKWVLILLRLSLYQMQYLDRVPERAVIHQAVEIAKKRGHRGISGMVNGVLRNIQRKGVPALEEISGPVKRLATATSHPEWLVSRWVERYGFETTEQMCQTNLEAPPVTARVNVDRATRDEVIAIMKEEGIEAEAGELSDDAIRILKGNAAATSAFKNGLISIQDESSMLVARALDPRPDEAVLDSCAAPGGKSTHIAERMHNTGKVVSLDLHEHKVKLIQDQSERLGLSNIEAKALDSRKAGEAFHKESFDRVLVDAPCSGLGVVRRKPDIKYSKQEKDIKRLADIQLDILEAAAPLVKQGGTIIYSTCTVDEEENGELVRTFLGRNEQFEFDESLIDRMPEKVKERFPDARGEIQLMPQHFGSDGFYIAALRKKVLPT
- the rlmN gene encoding 23S rRNA (adenine(2503)-C(2))-methyltransferase RlmN, producing the protein MMEQNKEIVKKETTEETGQKPSIYSLEFDEIKDWMKESGEPSFRAGQLFDWLYIKRASSFEEMTNLSKGLREKLAAAFTLTTLKTIIQQTASDGTMKFLFELHDGYSIETVLMRHEYGNSICVTTQVGCRIGCTFCASTLGGLKRNLEAGEIVAQVMKVQKALDETDERVSQVVVMGIGEPFDNYSELMSFLRTINHEKGLNIGARHITISTSGIIPKIYDFADEGMQINFAISLHAPNSELRSRLMPINKAYKLPELMDAVNYYTEKTGRRITFEYGLFGGVNDQVEHAEELAQLVKGVKCHINLIPVNYVPERDYVRTPRNQIFKFERTLKDHGVNVTIRREQGHDIDAACGQLRAKEREKETR
- a CDS encoding Stp1/IreP family PP2C-type Ser/Thr phosphatase, which translates into the protein MESIFMTDRGKVRPHNEDSGGAFHSENGPLLAVVADGMGGHRAGDVASLMAVSLLKESWDSAAQVDNPGHAETLLESVFQKVNSAVFEYARDHSECEGMGTTMVGAVCTADFFTIASVGDSRGYIFNQNGFRQVTEDHSLVQELVKSGEITQEDAEHHPRKNVLTRAIGTEPAITADINTIGWDEGDALLLCSDGLSNKVTIEQMNKVLAEEGPLHSKAEKLIEMANDLGGEDNITLAIVRNTAPESR
- the pknB gene encoding Stk1 family PASTA domain-containing Ser/Thr kinase, whose translation is MMIGKRLNGRYKLLEAIGGGGMANVYRAKDMILDRIVAVKVLRPEYSNDEEFIKRFRREAQSATSLVHNHVVSIFDVGEEDDIYFIVMEYVEGMTLKKYIQQNGPLPIDEALSIMKQVCSAVDHAHHNHIVHRDIKPQNILIDDEGTIKITDFGIAMALSATAITQTNSVLGSVHYLSPEQARGGLATNKSDIYSLGIVMFELLTGRLPFSGESAVSIALKHLQTETPSVRRWNPDIPQSVENIILKATAKDPFHRYRSIDEMEQDLETALDADRLNEQRFAPPEEDDEEVTKAIPVVTDDRFDEHDGETIIHADNGSKAPPPDDGNGGDKKKQGKWKKVLAVLFITLLLLGAAAAAAFTILPSMFAAKDVTIPEVAGMEYEDALNELTAAGLKVKREKRNDDEVGAGLVILTEPDAGTTVKEGYEVTVVESLGKEKMSFGDYTGMQFDAVKKELILKGFKEENIKEYEQDSDEQEGTILRQTQPSPGDEVIPEEAYVIFEVSKGPPKIELEDMAGWSKDRVYDYIERNTISLDEKEEYSDSVPAGQAIKQSPKAGTVLEEGSKITVIFSKGSEPEPEPEPEPKRTTIEVEVPYEPEEEGDGQTVKIYIGDEQNDISDVFKKEEIKNDKVVNIDLVVPYEGSASYKVTRDGEVIEEATVRYEDL
- the rsgA gene encoding ribosome small subunit-dependent GTPase A, with the translated sequence MAEGKIIKSLSGFYYVLNEDGITRCRGRGVFRKNKITPLVGDEVVFEAGEDTEGYIMEVKPRKNELVRPPISNVDQAILVFSAAEPDFSASLLDRFLVLIEANDIKPVIVITKMDLLSAGTKEEIERYAEDYRAAGYDVLLVSNLTGEGITKIKPFLKDRITVAAGQSGVGKSSLLNTLIPDLDLETSMISESLGRGKHTTRHVELIDYNGGLIADTPGFSSLDFQDIEAEDLTFYFPEMRERLNDCKFRGCIHINEPKCAVKRAVDEGEIPIYRYEHYKAFFNEIKDQKRRY
- the rpe gene encoding ribulose-phosphate 3-epimerase, whose amino-acid sequence is MVKIAPSILSADFAKLGDEIKEVERGGADYIHVDVMDGHFVPNITIGPLIVEAIRPVTDLPLDVHLMIENPDRYIPQFVKAGADIITVHAEACPHLHRTIQLIKNEGAKAGVVLNPATSVDVIKHVIEDIDMILLMTVNPGFGGQSFISSVVPKIREAARLVDERNPKVEIEVDGGINPDTARTVTEAGATVLVAGSAVFNKEDRTGAIQALRG
- a CDS encoding thiamine diphosphokinase, which gives rise to MLKTIVIAAGSPEISFEALPEISGEVIWAGADRGVYHLLKAGIVPEQAFGDFDSLADEELEWVRSKLEPMQIKIYPKEKDKTDLELAVEWALAEPETDAVHIIGATGGRLDHTMSNIQLLLKGVEANIPIILSDAFNRLELLIPGSYETARKPGYDYISFLPFTEKVEGLTLNGFKYPLKNETIRWGATLTVSNELAAENGTFSFKTGILLVIKSKD
- the spoVM gene encoding stage V sporulation protein SpoVM, translated to MKFYTIKLPKFIGGFVRAILGSFKKE
- the rpmB gene encoding 50S ribosomal protein L28 — its product is MARKCVVTGRQTRKGNKRSHAMNASKRKWGANVQKVRIMVDGKPKRVYVSARALKSGKVERV